The following coding sequences are from one Lolium rigidum isolate FL_2022 chromosome 6, APGP_CSIRO_Lrig_0.1, whole genome shotgun sequence window:
- the LOC124665970 gene encoding 3-isopropylmalate dehydrogenase 2, chloroplastic-like — MLMGGAALDAVGVPLPDETLAAARASDGILLGAIGGYKWDNNEKHLKPETGLLDIRAGLGVFANLRPVTVFPQLVDASPLKKEIAEGVDIMVVRELTGGIYFGRPRGFGTNDNGEETGFNTEMYSVSEIDRIARVAFEVARKRGGKLCSVDKANVLEASMLWRKRVTAIASEFPDVELSHMYVDNAAMQLVRNPKQFDTIVTNNIFGDILSDEASMITGSIGMLSSASVGESGPGLFEPIHGSAPDIAGQDKANPIATILSGAMLLKYGLGAENAAKRIETAVEQTLDNGFRTGDIYSHGTTLVGCKRMGMEVLKALESQK, encoded by the exons ATGCTGATGGGCGGCGCGGCTCTGGACGCGGTCGGGGTGCCGCTCCCCGACGAAACGCTCGCGGCGGCGCGAGCCTCGGACGGCATACTTCTCGGCGCGATAGGAGG GTATAAATGGGATAACAATGAGAAGCATCTCAAGCCCGAGACCGGGCTGCTCGATATCCGTGCGGGGCTTGGTGTGTTCGCCAATCTGCGGCCAGTCACTGTGTTTCCGCAG TTAGTAGATGCATCTCCTTTGAAGAAAGAGATAGCTGAAGGAGTTGACATCATGGTTGTTAGAGAGCTTACTGGAG GAATCTACTTTGGCAGACCTAGAGGTTTTGGTACCAATGATAACGGAGAGGAAACTGGCTTCAACACTGAAATGTATTCAGTTTCTGAG ATTGATCGTATTGCACGGGTTGCATTTGAGGTTGCCCGCAAGAGAGGAGGGAAACTATGTTCGGTGGACAAAGCGAATGTGCTCGAG GCATCTATGCTTTGGAGGAAGCGGGTAACTGCAATAGCTTCCGAATTCCCTGATGTTGAGCTCTCACACATGTACGTTGATAATGCTGCAATGCAGCTTGTTAGGAATCCTAAGCAG TTTGATACAATTGTGACAAACAATATATTTGGTGACATATTATCGGACGAAGCATCAATGATCACAGGAAGCATTGGAATGCTCTCGTCTGCTAGTGTTGGTGAATCG GGACCAGGTCTATTTGAACCTATTCATGGCTCTGCTCCTGACATTGCTGGGCAG GACAAGGCAAACCCAATAGCTACAATTCTTAGTGGAGCGATGCTGTTGAAATATGGCCTTGGtgccgaaaatgctgcaaagaggATTGAAACCGCTGTCGAACAAACATTGGACAATGGGTTCCGAACTGGGGACATATACTCTCATGGAACG ACATTGGTTGGATGTAAGCGAATGGGAATGGAAGTCTTGAAGGCTCTGGAGTCGCAGAAGTAA